Genomic segment of Amphibacillus xylanus NBRC 15112:
CTGTGAAGTAGCCTAGCGAACCGTTATCTGCTGCTGAGCCGGGATCTCTAGAATGCTCACTAGCTAGGTCACCAAAGTCTGCGCCATCCATTAATTGGTCATATAGATCATTTGCAAGGTCTTCATCTGTAACTAAGATGTGACTTGCTTCAATTTCTTTGAAAAGACGATCATAACGTAATTGAATTTCATCATCTGAAACTTCAATATCTTCAGTAACAGCTTGTTGCTCAAGTAAGTGTAATCTTAATGTTGCGCGATAATCATCTTCAGAAGCAAATCCGTATTGTTGAAGAACCATTTCAAATTGCTCGCCATACTGATCTCTCATTGCGTTAACTTGTTCATCAACTTGCTCATCATCAACTTCATATTTATCCTCAAGTATCGATGCGTAAACTAAACTATGTAAAACACTTTCACCACTCGCTGCTTTTAATTCTTCGTAAAACTCTTCTTTAGTTATATTTCCTTGATCCATTTCAACAACTACTTCTGGGTCAGCTTTTGAACATGCTGATAATCCGATAATTGCTGCTGAAATTGTTGCTACGATAGCTAATTTCTTCATATAGTTACACTCCCATTTACTCAAGACTATTAAGTCTAATTATTTTTCTCAAATGTTAATATAACATAGATTTAGCAAAAATAAATCATTTAAAGTAAAATTCCACTCTTTTTACTAATAATCGTTAAAAAGCCCATGCCCTTTCTTAATTGGGGCATAACATATTAATGTAATAATGAAGGAGGTATGAAAAATGAGTCATAAAGGTAAGCACGGTTATGGTGGTTTTGCTTTTATCGTCGTTTTATTTATCCTGTTAGTAATTGTTGGAGCAGCTTGGGTATAAAATTAATTTAAATCAAGTAATTGTTTAATATTGTAGGAATTGTCACAAATGAATAATAAAAGCAAGTCATCAAGAAGCTGATCCTCTAAAAAAAAATTTAAAGGATCAGCTTTTAATTTACTTACCGCTTAATTATGATCAACTAGATCCAGCAAGACTTTTAGTTGTAATTATTTTGATGCATATGAATTGAAAAATTAATATTTCTTTGATAAGGATGATCTTTAGATTTGTAGCTATCAAGTGAATCCTTAAGGTCAATAGAAACCCCGTTAAGTAATTTTAATCCTTCTTTTGACTTGTTAATAATTTACTCAGAGATTGCTTGTCTAGATTTTGGTTCAATTGACAAGACGACCGACGCACTTACGACCCCACCTACTAATACCCCGAGTAACGCTGATTTACTTATAGTCATTTAGATTCTCTCCCTATTTGTTTTTCATAGATAATAACTTAAAAACACTGCTACTATACAATGCTTATTTTCTTAAGAATATCACTATTTACAGATGGACTGAATCGTTTTATAGAAAATTTGTAATCGCTTTATGAACAAATAAGAAAAGGGCTTTATTAAAAAAGCCCAATCTACAGCTATTTACTTTGATTCAATTGTTTTTGTTTGGTTTTCTAATTCATTAAGTCGTTCTTCAATTTGTTTTAAATAAGATTTAATATTTTCTTGATGTGGCTTAATTGTTTCTTGCCAACTTTCAAGTGAATCTTTCACATCTATCGAAAGTTCTTTAATTAGTTTCGCAGCTTCTTTAGATGTGTTAATAATTTGTTCTGATAACTCTTTACCATTTTCTTTAACATGTTCAAATGAATCCTTTAATTCTGTAGCTTGTTTTTTCAAATCTGCACGTGTCTCTTTACCAGACTTAGGTGCATTCAAAAGAGCGATTGCTCCACTTATAATACCACCAGCTAGAAAACCTAGTAATAATGATTTGCCCTTAGCCATCGTTTACACTCCTTTCTACTTACTGCTACTTACTATTATCTTCTCTTTATTTCGTTCAGTCAAACATCAAAAAATAAAATCCAATATAATTTTCTCGAAGTAGATAACTGTTTTTTCTAGACGTCTAAACTAAGTTTATAATTTCCTCTTTAGGATCAAGTATTCACAATAGATGATAAGCTTCATCCGCGGTGAGCAAGTTGTATCTTTATTAAAACTAAGATAAATTTATTCTCGACTAATTATAAAACATACCAATACTATTTGACATTGAACCAAATTAAAAAGCATCCACCAGTTAAACAGTGGATGCTTATTTATTGATATATTATGCAAATTCAAAGTTTGATCTTTTCATGATTGATTGAATGATTGGATAGAGTATCAGTGTAAAAATAACGTTGAATAATACGGCAGGTAATACAACTGCAACAAATAGTGCAGTAAATGCACCTTCCATTAATCCAACAACATAAAGTGCCATAATTAAAAACACTGAACCGCTCACAAGCGTACCAACCGTAACTAAGATAGGGACTGTAATCTTTTGATTTACTGCTTTAGGAATAATTAATAATAAACCAAAAAAGATAAATGCTGTAATCGGTTTTTCTACCATATTTGATATTTGACCACCTGGTGCACCTGTAGTTAGCGCTGATATGACACCTGTAGCCAGACTCACGACAATAACGTAATTTACTTTAGGGAACAACATAATCCCTAGAAACATCATCGGCAACATAATATCAGGCTTCATTCCAAATAAAATTGGAGGTGAAATCATGTGTAAAACAGCACCGATCCCCATAAATAATGCTAATAAAATTAAATCTTTCGTTCTCATTCTCATCTCTCCTCAACTAAACTCATTTTAACCTCCATTTGTGCACTCATTGCCAAATGCGAAGTTTTTTTAAGTATACCATATTAAAATTAAAAGTAAATACTAAATATTCTGAACAATTGTTTCTGCAATATTTGACAGGTCTTCCTTGGTATAATCATCATTATGTGTAACCCAATTTTGTGAGAAGCCGTCCGTTTCATCATATCTTGGAATTAAATGTAGATGTAAATGAAATACTGATTGACCAGCAGCTTCACCAGTATTACTCAGAATATTAATGCCTTTTGGATTAAAGCTCTTTTCAATTGCCTGAGCTATTTTAGGTACACGAGCAAATAACTGACTTGCGATTTCGTCACTAGTTTCATAAATATCTTTCACATGAGCTTTTGGTATCACTAGAGTATGACCTTTTGTTACCTGACTAATATCAAGAAATGCAAAGACATGCTCATCCTCATAAACTTTCGCAGACGGGATCTCGCCAGCGATAATTTTACAAAAAATACAGTTGTGATCAGCTGACATCACATTCACTCCTTTATTAATTTGACCCTATTTTATCATTAAAACACTCAACATAGCAAAAATACGACAATATGTCACTGTTTGCTTTCAGTCTCAATAATGGTAAAATTTATATACATAACTGACATTCACACATTATTTGATATTTGAGTCAATTTCATAATACAAAAATCTAGTTAAGAACACGAACAATTACAAATAAAAATACAATATCATACGTAAATAAAGAAGCCTAATCAAGTGATTAGAACGGCAGGCGGCGACTCCAGCGGGAACAATCGTGTCCGAAGATCCAGTGATAAAAGCTTGGAAAGCTTTTATCAATTAGCTGAGGCCGATCCCGCGGAAAGCGTCCGCCTAGAGTGGAAATCACCGCGTCACCTGTAACCCAATTGTTCGTGTTTTATAGCCAATTAAGTCATTATGAAATTCATTCATTTAGCAAAAATTTGTTTAACCAAGTATGAGGAGGGGACGGTATGTCCGACTTATTACAGATAGAAAATTTAACTGGTGGCTATACACATAAAAATGTTCTTCATGGTATTTCTTTTGACGTTAAGCCTGGTGAAATTGTAGGCTTAATCGGCTTAAATGGTGCCGGGAAAAGTACTACAATTAAACACATTATTGGACTAATGGAACCACGTACAGGCAATATCACGTTATCAGGCTATACGAATCAATCAGATACAGAGCTTTTTCGCAAACAATTTGGTTACATACCTGAAACACCATTACTATATGAAGAGTTAAATTTATATGAACATCTAAAATTGACCGCCATGGCTTATGACCTAGATCAAAAGACTTTTGATGAACGATTACCTAAACTATTAAAAATGTTTCGTTTAGAAAAACAAATAAATTATTTCCCAGTTCACTTTTCTAAAGGGATGAAGCAAAAGGTGATGATTATGTGTGCGTTCTTAATTGACCCACCGTTGTATATCATTGATGAACCTTTTGTTGGATTAGACCCATTAGCGATTCAGGCACTGTTAGATCGGATCATAGAAGCAAAAGAACGTGGTGCAGGCATTTTAATGTCTACACATATTTTAGCAACAGCAGAGCGTTATTGTGATCGATTTGTGATTTTACATGAGGGTGATATAAGGGCATCTGGAACAATTGATGAATTAAGACAGCAATTTAATATGCCAACGAGTACATTAGACGATCTCTATTTGCAACTGACAAAGGAAGGTTAAGCAATGATGGATAGTAAAAAACTATTTAAGGAGCGATTTAGCGCCCATGTTAAAGAAACGATTCGTTATCTTCAATTTATTTTAAATGGTCACTTGGCGATTGCGATTCTATTTTTGATCGGGGCGGGGGCTGTTTTTTATCAACAATTGTTAAATCAACTACCAGAGAACTTTCCAACGGATTGGATAGTGAGTGGTTTGTTTGCACTTGTTGCCCTTTATAACCCGATTCAAAACTTATTAAAAGAAGCTGATTTAGTCTTTTTATTTCCAGCAGAAAAAAAGTTAACTCAATATTTTAATTTCACTCTGTTGTATAGTTTTATCACACAGCTTTATTTAGTTGCGATTGTAGTTGCAGCTTTAGCCCCACTTTATCAAGCGAGTAGGTTAGCTCAAAGCTACCTTGTCATCATATTTATGTTAGTCTTTTTTAAAGGATGGCATTTTTTACTGAATTGGTGGTTGTTGCGTGTAAGAGATAAGGCGATACACCGAATTGGAAAATTGACGCGCCTAATCCTGCAGTTATTTATTTTTTATAGCTATATGAATGGACAAGTTTTATTAGCAAGCATATTAACTGTTGGTTTGTTTGCGCTATTTGCTTATTTCTATTATTATAGTCATCGATTTGCCTTAGCGTGGGATCAATTAGTTGCAAAAGACCAGCAACGAATGCAAAGCTTTTACCGACTGGCAAGTATGTTTACTGATGTACCACAGTTTAAATTATCAATTAAAAAACGTCGTTTATTAGTTGCTTGGATGACAAAGAGAATTAGCTTTAAGCAGGAAAATAGTTATTCGTTTTTATATCGGATTACATTTGTTAGATCTGCTGATTATTTTGGTTTATATTTTCGACTAACACTCATTGGTTCTGTGTTACTTGCTTATTTTGACCATATCATTATAATACTTATAGTTAATGTTCTCTTTCTATTTGTTACAGGGATTCAATTGATACCGCTATGGTATCACCATAGAACTCAGGTTTTGGGGAGTTTATATCCGATTAAAGTAATCGATAGAGAACGTTCGCTTATCAAGTTAATTGAACAGCTACTCATACTACAGCTACTAATCTTTACTATCATTAGCCTATTGACGTCAGATCTCTGGCAAGCTGGCTCTGTGTTATTAGTAGGCGTTGTGTTTGTCGTGGGATTTGCGCGAATCTATGTTAGGAAAAAGATCAATTGAATGATTATAGAGATTCACAAATACTTATCTGTTTTTGTGAATCTTTTTTAATACATTAAAGGTGTGAGATGAATTATGATACATTAGTTCAACACCTAAAGTAATAGAAACTCATACTTAAGACTGAGATAAAACCATGCTCTAGATTGTGTCGGTTATTTTTTTATTCAGTATAATAGAATTAAGAATAAAATTAGACTAGAAAACTATAAATAGAAAGGGTGATTGATGATGGGAAGTCGTTTTTTTCGTAGTTTATTTGCGATAGCGATTGTTTTATTAGGAGTTATTCTTGTCTTAGAAAATCTTGATCTCGTAGAATGGACAATAGGTGATTGGTGGCCTTATATTTATCCAAGCTTCTTCATTTTGGTCGGGTTAAAATGGTTATATAAAGCCTTTAAAGGATTAAATGGTATTTGGGTACCGCTATTTTTAATTATCTTTGGTTCATTGTTGTTACTTGATCAATTTAATTATATAATATTTGAATTTTGGGATGTCTATAAACTTTGGCCAATGGTATTGGTATTTATTGGTTTAAGCTATTTAGGTATTCCGCGAAAAAGACAGATGAAGATTTTTTATGAATCAAATGATCCTGAATTGAATACGAATAAAGATGGAGAAAAAGAACGTGTCATTTTTGGTGATTATGATTACAGTAAAACAAATTGGAAAGTAGAGCCAACGAATATTTGGAACGTTGTTGGTGACCATACAATGGATTTTACAAAAGCATTTATTCCTGATCAGGATACGCCAATTACAATTCATGGTTTAGCAGGCGATATAAATATTATTTTACCGCATCATGTCGATTTCTCGGTTCGTGCGACAGTGCATGCTGGTGAGGTTGTTGTCATTGATCAAACATCTCAAGGAATTAATCGCACATTAATCTATGAAACAGAAGGTTATGAGCAAGCAACACGTAAGTTAACATTTAATTTAAAATTAAATGCTGGTTCTATCAGGGTTGATCGAATTTAAGGAAGGTGATGCACTTGTTCAAAAAGTTAAATTCGATTCGTTACTCTTACATTCAAGCTCAATTGACGACAGTTGCCTTTTTAACATTGATTATTCTAGTTACGCTAACATTAATCGATTTGATTATAGATCCTAGTTGGTTGGATCAAGCAACCATTATGCTATTTTCAATTATTCACTTTATCATTGGATCAATAATTGCGATTTTAATTGGTTTTCGTTCAAGTGGTAGATTGAAATCACAATTTGATGATTTATCAGTTATGATTATGCAATTATCACGTGGAAATTATCATACGAGATTTCGCTTAGAGGAAAAAGGCGAAGTGTCACGTATTGGTGTTGAGTTAAATGATCTAGCAAAAAAATTAGGTGATCAAGTTCATTATTTACAACGACTGGCTGATGAAAAAGCTGCCTATGCTGAGCGTGCTCACAAAATTGCCACAATCGAAGAACGTCAACGATTGGCTCGTGATTTACATGATTCAGTCAGTCAACAGCTATTTGCTCTGGCTATGATGTCAAAGGCTGTTGTTCGAACGGTAAAAATGAATCCAGAAAAAGCGCAAAGTCAGGTTGAAGATCTTGCAGAAACTGCGATGAAGGCACAAAATGAAATGCGTGCACTTTTACTACATCTAAGACCTATCCATTTATCTAATCAATCATTAAGTGACGGGATTCATAACCTAATTGCTGAGTTAAAGACTAAGAGTGACATTGATTTTGAACTTATTATTGATCAATTTGATGAATTACCTCGCTTTACCGAGGAACATATTTTCAGAATTATTCAAGAAGCATTATCGAATACGTTACGCCACGCCGATGCAAGTAAAGTGAAAATTATTCTTAAATCTGAACCAGAGCATTTATTTGTTCATATTGCTGACGATGGTCAAGGATTTGACTGGGAGCAAGCTGATCAAATGAAAACCTCGTATGGCCTAAAAACAATGCGTGAGCGTAGTGAAGAAATTGGAGGCCAGTTCAATTTACGAACAAAGAAAGGGATCGGAACATACATCGATATTCGTGTTCCATTTCCTAAAAAGGAGGCGGATGAATGATTCGAATTGTAGTAGTCGATGATCATGATGTTGTTAGGAAAGGTGTCATCGCATATTTGGAAACAGAAGAAGACTTTGAAATTGTTGGTGAAGCAAGTAGTGGCGAAGAGGGAATTGAAGTCGTCTTAAAGCAAAATCCGGATGTTGTTTTAATGGATTTAATTATGGAAAATGGTAATGGAATTGATGCAACGAAACGAATTAAAGAAGTGCTTCCAGACTGTAAAGTAATCGTATTAACGAGCTATTATGATGACAAACAAATCTTTCCGGTATTAGAAGCGGGTGCCTTTAGCTATTTATTAAAAACCGCATCAGCCGAAGACATTGTTAGTGCAATTAAGAAAGCCTATCATGGTGAAAATGTAATTGAGCCTAAGGTGGCACATAAGGTGATGACTCGTTTTCAAGGT
This window contains:
- a CDS encoding HIT family protein; protein product: MSADHNCIFCKIIAGEIPSAKVYEDEHVFAFLDISQVTKGHTLVIPKAHVKDIYETSDEIASQLFARVPKIAQAIEKSFNPKGINILSNTGEAAGQSVFHLHLHLIPRYDETDGFSQNWVTHNDDYTKEDLSNIAETIVQNI
- a CDS encoding ABC transporter permease, which produces MMDSKKLFKERFSAHVKETIRYLQFILNGHLAIAILFLIGAGAVFYQQLLNQLPENFPTDWIVSGLFALVALYNPIQNLLKEADLVFLFPAEKKLTQYFNFTLLYSFITQLYLVAIVVAALAPLYQASRLAQSYLVIIFMLVFFKGWHFLLNWWLLRVRDKAIHRIGKLTRLILQLFIFYSYMNGQVLLASILTVGLFALFAYFYYYSHRFALAWDQLVAKDQQRMQSFYRLASMFTDVPQFKLSIKKRRLLVAWMTKRISFKQENSYSFLYRITFVRSADYFGLYFRLTLIGSVLLAYFDHIIIILIVNVLFLFVTGIQLIPLWYHHRTQVLGSLYPIKVIDRERSLIKLIEQLLILQLLIFTIISLLTSDLWQAGSVLLVGVVFVVGFARIYVRKKIN
- a CDS encoding YtxH domain-containing protein, which produces MAKGKSLLLGFLAGGIISGAIALLNAPKSGKETRADLKKQATELKDSFEHVKENGKELSEQIINTSKEAAKLIKELSIDVKDSLESWQETIKPHQENIKSYLKQIEERLNELENQTKTIESK
- a CDS encoding ABC transporter ATP-binding protein yields the protein MSDLLQIENLTGGYTHKNVLHGISFDVKPGEIVGLIGLNGAGKSTTIKHIIGLMEPRTGNITLSGYTNQSDTELFRKQFGYIPETPLLYEELNLYEHLKLTAMAYDLDQKTFDERLPKLLKMFRLEKQINYFPVHFSKGMKQKVMIMCAFLIDPPLYIIDEPFVGLDPLAIQALLDRIIEAKERGAGILMSTHILATAERYCDRFVILHEGDIRASGTIDELRQQFNMPTSTLDDLYLQLTKEG
- a CDS encoding response regulator, which gives rise to MIRIVVVDDHDVVRKGVIAYLETEEDFEIVGEASSGEEGIEVVLKQNPDVVLMDLIMENGNGIDATKRIKEVLPDCKVIVLTSYYDDKQIFPVLEAGAFSYLLKTASAEDIVSAIKKAYHGENVIEPKVAHKVMTRFQGKQPTLHDQLTDRELEVLICLANGATNQEIADQLFIGIKTVKTHVSNILRKLEVHDRTQAAVYAHRHQLL
- the liaF gene encoding cell wall-active antibiotics response protein LiaF, with the translated sequence MGSRFFRSLFAIAIVLLGVILVLENLDLVEWTIGDWWPYIYPSFFILVGLKWLYKAFKGLNGIWVPLFLIIFGSLLLLDQFNYIIFEFWDVYKLWPMVLVFIGLSYLGIPRKRQMKIFYESNDPELNTNKDGEKERVIFGDYDYSKTNWKVEPTNIWNVVGDHTMDFTKAFIPDQDTPITIHGLAGDINIILPHHVDFSVRATVHAGEVVVIDQTSQGINRTLIYETEGYEQATRKLTFNLKLNAGSIRVDRI
- a CDS encoding YjcZ family sporulation protein, whose protein sequence is MSHKGKHGYGGFAFIVVLFILLVIVGAAWV
- a CDS encoding sensor histidine kinase; translation: MHLFKKLNSIRYSYIQAQLTTVAFLTLIILVTLTLIDLIIDPSWLDQATIMLFSIIHFIIGSIIAILIGFRSSGRLKSQFDDLSVMIMQLSRGNYHTRFRLEEKGEVSRIGVELNDLAKKLGDQVHYLQRLADEKAAYAERAHKIATIEERQRLARDLHDSVSQQLFALAMMSKAVVRTVKMNPEKAQSQVEDLAETAMKAQNEMRALLLHLRPIHLSNQSLSDGIHNLIAELKTKSDIDFELIIDQFDELPRFTEEHIFRIIQEALSNTLRHADASKVKIILKSEPEHLFVHIADDGQGFDWEQADQMKTSYGLKTMRERSEEIGGQFNLRTKKGIGTYIDIRVPFPKKEADE
- a CDS encoding peptidylprolyl isomerase, producing MKKLAIVATISAAIIGLSACSKADPEVVVEMDQGNITKEEFYEELKAASGESVLHSLVYASILEDKYEVDDEQVDEQVNAMRDQYGEQFEMVLQQYGFASEDDYRATLRLHLLEQQAVTEDIEVSDDEIQLRYDRLFKEIEASHILVTDEDLANDLYDQLMDGADFGDLASEHSRDPGSAADNGSLGYFTAGDMVKEFEDVAYELAVDEISKPVESTHGWHIIKVTDIRDTEREIGSFEDMKAQLRTEIALPKVDETVAMTKMQSLLEGANIKVNIKEFEDLFTFEDIPELDQ
- a CDS encoding tryptophan transporter; its protein translation is MRTKDLILLALFMGIGAVLHMISPPILFGMKPDIMLPMMFLGIMLFPKVNYVIVVSLATGVISALTTGAPGGQISNMVEKPITAFIFFGLLLIIPKAVNQKITVPILVTVGTLVSGSVFLIMALYVVGLMEGAFTALFVAVVLPAVLFNVIFTLILYPIIQSIMKRSNFEFA